A region of Clostridium acetobutylicum ATCC 824 DNA encodes the following proteins:
- the cmk gene encoding (d)CMP kinase, translating to MRLNIAIDGPAGAGKSTIAKLVAKKFRLMYINTGAMYRAVTLMAMRQNIRANDVKKLCDLIESLSMHFENDKLIVNGEDVSEEILLPKTSQNVSDYASVLEVREKLVYLQKKMAGRYDVVMDGRDIGTVVLNDAPFKFYLTATPEERAKRRYKELSAKNIKVCYDDILNDIIRRDYIDSNREVNPLTKAYDAVEIDSSNMCIEEVVDYIVQYISKKI from the coding sequence TTGAGATTAAATATAGCAATAGATGGACCTGCCGGTGCAGGAAAAAGCACTATAGCTAAGCTGGTTGCTAAAAAGTTTAGGCTTATGTATATTAATACAGGTGCTATGTACAGAGCAGTTACTTTAATGGCTATGAGACAAAATATAAGAGCAAATGATGTAAAAAAGTTATGTGATCTTATTGAATCGCTTTCTATGCATTTTGAAAATGACAAGTTAATAGTTAATGGTGAAGATGTGAGTGAAGAAATACTCTTACCAAAAACTAGCCAAAATGTGTCAGATTATGCTTCTGTACTCGAAGTAAGGGAAAAACTTGTATATTTACAAAAAAAGATGGCTGGAAGATATGATGTTGTTATGGATGGAAGGGATATAGGAACAGTTGTTTTAAACGACGCACCTTTTAAATTTTATTTAACAGCTACACCTGAAGAAAGAGCAAAAAGAAGATACAAGGAATTGTCAGCAAAGAATATAAAGGTATGTTATGATGATATATTAAATGATATAATAAGAAGAGATTATATTGATTCAAACAGAGAAGTAAATCCTTTGACAAAGGCCTATGATGCTGTAGAAATCGATTCCTCTAATATGTGTATAGAAGAAGTTGTAGATTATATTGTTCAGTATATAAGTAAAAAAATATAG
- the motA gene encoding flagellar motor stator protein MotA, with protein MDIFLVIGIITGLLAVVVGMIVKGANVAVLLNPAAAIIIIVGTSAAVMNSFPKNEFTNIPKVFKSLMRGKSKEDPVEIINQIVDMAQETRKNGLLSLEGKIHSIDNEFLKTGLEMVVDGVDPQHIAEVLEMEIESTEERHRGGALIFTTAGGAAPTLGVLGAVVGLIGALGNLNDTEKLGHMIAGAFVATLYGIFFGYVICHPFASRLKRKSLEEINVMRIITEGILDIQSGNNPKSIEKKLIGTLSPKQRQSIQSKGE; from the coding sequence ATGGATATTTTTCTTGTAATAGGCATTATTACAGGACTTTTAGCTGTTGTTGTAGGAATGATTGTAAAAGGTGCAAATGTTGCTGTGCTTTTAAATCCAGCAGCTGCAATAATAATTATCGTAGGTACTTCTGCAGCTGTAATGAATTCATTTCCTAAAAATGAATTTACTAACATCCCAAAGGTTTTTAAATCTCTGATGAGAGGAAAATCAAAAGAGGATCCTGTTGAAATTATAAATCAAATTGTGGATATGGCTCAAGAAACTAGAAAGAATGGTCTTTTATCATTAGAAGGCAAAATTCACTCTATTGATAACGAATTTTTAAAAACTGGCTTAGAAATGGTTGTTGACGGCGTTGACCCTCAACATATAGCTGAAGTTTTAGAAATGGAAATTGAGAGTACGGAAGAAAGACATCGTGGAGGTGCTTTAATATTTACAACTGCAGGAGGTGCTGCGCCTACACTTGGAGTTTTGGGAGCCGTTGTTGGACTAATAGGTGCTCTTGGTAATTTAAACGATACTGAAAAACTTGGTCACATGATAGCAGGAGCCTTTGTTGCTACTCTATATGGAATCTTCTTCGGATATGTTATTTGTCATCCTTTTGCTTCTAGATTAAAAAGGAAATCGCTTGAAGAAATTAATGTAATGCGTATTATAACAGAAGGTATTTTAGATATCCAATCTGGAAATAATCCTAAAAGTATTGAGAAAAAATTAATTGGAACCTTATCTCCTAAACAAAGACAATCTATTCAAAGCAAAGGAGAATAA
- a CDS encoding NAD(P)/FAD-dependent oxidoreductase produces the protein MSKVIVVGGGAAGMMAAITAAKKHEVILIERNEKLGKKLFITGKGRCNITNSISIDEFFENIPGNPYFLYSSLYSFTNNDLMDFIEGLGVKLKVERGGRVFPKSDKSSDIILALERELKKRNVKVILNSRVVSIKLENGVIKSVTTSNNECFKGDFFILCTGGKSYPQTGSTGDGYNFARDMGHNIVEPRPSLVPIEIRESFISDLQGLSLKNVSLYIKKGKKVLYDNFGEMLFTHYGISGPIVLSASRVVNYNNDLKAVIDLKPALDEKELDKRIQKDFMKYINKDFKNALDDLLPQKLIPVIIKLSKIEEDKKVNLITKEERKKIVNLIKEFTITIKGLRPITEAIITAGGVDVKEIDPSTLKSKKVSNLYFCGEIVDVDAYTGGFNLQIAMSTAHEAGRNIGD, from the coding sequence GTGTCAAAGGTTATTGTAGTAGGAGGAGGAGCTGCTGGCATGATGGCAGCCATAACAGCAGCAAAAAAACATGAGGTTATTCTAATAGAGCGGAATGAGAAACTTGGTAAAAAACTTTTTATAACTGGAAAGGGAAGGTGTAATATAACCAACTCTATATCTATTGATGAGTTTTTTGAAAATATACCTGGTAATCCGTATTTTTTATATAGTTCATTATATTCTTTTACTAATAATGATTTAATGGATTTTATAGAAGGACTAGGTGTGAAATTAAAGGTTGAACGTGGAGGAAGAGTTTTTCCTAAATCAGATAAATCTTCTGATATAATATTGGCATTAGAAAGAGAACTAAAAAAGAGAAATGTAAAAGTGATTTTAAATTCAAGGGTAGTAAGTATAAAATTGGAAAATGGTGTAATAAAAAGTGTTACTACAAGTAATAATGAATGTTTCAAAGGAGATTTCTTTATTCTGTGTACAGGTGGAAAATCATACCCACAGACGGGTTCAACAGGTGATGGGTATAATTTTGCAAGAGATATGGGACATAACATAGTTGAACCTAGACCATCACTTGTTCCAATAGAAATTAGAGAAAGCTTTATAAGTGATCTTCAAGGTCTTTCACTTAAAAATGTATCATTATATATAAAAAAAGGAAAGAAAGTTTTGTATGATAATTTTGGTGAAATGCTTTTTACTCATTATGGTATCTCAGGTCCAATAGTTTTAAGTGCAAGTAGAGTTGTGAATTATAATAATGACCTTAAAGCTGTTATAGATTTGAAACCAGCTCTTGATGAAAAAGAACTGGATAAACGTATTCAGAAGGATTTTATGAAGTATATAAATAAAGATTTTAAAAATGCACTAGATGATTTATTGCCTCAAAAATTAATACCAGTAATTATAAAATTATCTAAAATAGAAGAAGATAAAAAAGTGAATTTAATTACTAAGGAAGAGAGAAAAAAGATAGTAAATCTTATAAAAGAATTCACTATAACAATAAAAGGACTTAGACCTATTACAGAAGCTATTATAACTGCTGGTGGAGTGGATGTTAAGGAAATAGACCCTTCTACTTTAAAATCAAAGAAGGTAAGTAATCTTTATTTTTGCGGAGAAATAGTGGATGTGGATGCTTATACAGGAGGGTTTAATTTACAAATAGCAATGTCAACAGCTCATGAAGCTGGTAGAAATATTGGAGATTAA
- a CDS encoding bifunctional 4-hydroxy-3-methylbut-2-enyl diphosphate reductase/30S ribosomal protein S1, whose amino-acid sequence MRKVMLAEKAGFCFGVKRAVDMALLTQKEYNKKIYTLGELIHNNDVVDKLKDNNVYPIGIEDIDNLKENDVILIRSHGISEEIYKILLSKGLTVINATCPFVTKIQEKVKKYNELGYDIVIVGDKYHPEVIGINGWCDNKAIISKQGENLENITSESKVCIVSQTTEKLENWEKVLKEVKNRAIEVISFNTICNATSERQKIAKDLSNKVDFMVVIGGKQSSNTTKLYEICKSNCNETIHVENSGEIPENILKNKNCVIGVTAGASTPDWIIEEAISKMSENQISNETNNEMADAMKFIAENEGKIYVGASVTGEIIQVSEKEVFLNINYKRDGVIPKSEIDDDGKDLKELFTVGDKIVAKIIKLKDADNYVVLSVKELQREQGYKEIKEAFENKTTLNVVVKEDVKGGIIASYKGIRIFIPASHVELFHVDNLKEYIGKSFDVAIIEYSTKKRQTKIVASRRALLSKEKEKVEETVWNKLEEGQVVEGEVKRLTDFGAFVEIEGVDGLLHVSEISWGRVEKPADVLKIGDKIKVYVLSVDKENKKLSLSVKKLTENPWNNVEEKYPVGSVVLGKVIRFADFGAFVKLEPGVDGLVHISEISHKRIAKPSDALNVGEEIKAKILEVSSEEKKIGLSIREVEE is encoded by the coding sequence ATGAGAAAGGTTATGCTTGCTGAAAAAGCGGGTTTCTGCTTTGGGGTTAAGAGAGCTGTTGATATGGCACTTTTAACTCAAAAAGAATATAATAAAAAAATTTATACTTTGGGAGAATTAATTCATAATAATGATGTAGTTGATAAACTTAAGGATAATAATGTATATCCTATTGGAATTGAAGATATAGATAATCTAAAGGAAAACGATGTTATATTAATAAGATCTCATGGAATTTCTGAAGAAATATACAAAATACTTTTATCTAAAGGACTTACAGTAATTAATGCCACTTGTCCATTTGTAACTAAAATTCAGGAAAAAGTAAAAAAATATAATGAACTTGGATACGATATAGTAATTGTAGGTGATAAATATCACCCTGAGGTTATTGGCATTAATGGTTGGTGTGATAATAAAGCTATAATTTCAAAGCAAGGAGAAAATTTAGAGAATATTACATCTGAATCAAAGGTTTGCATTGTTTCTCAAACTACGGAAAAACTTGAAAACTGGGAAAAGGTTTTAAAGGAAGTTAAGAATAGAGCAATTGAAGTTATATCTTTTAATACAATATGTAATGCTACATCAGAGAGACAAAAAATTGCAAAGGATCTTTCAAATAAAGTGGACTTCATGGTTGTTATTGGAGGAAAACAAAGTTCAAATACAACTAAGCTGTACGAGATATGTAAGTCTAATTGTAATGAAACTATTCATGTAGAAAATTCAGGAGAAATACCTGAGAATATATTAAAAAATAAAAATTGTGTAATAGGTGTAACGGCTGGAGCTTCAACACCTGATTGGATTATTGAGGAGGCAATTAGTAAAATGAGTGAAAATCAAATTTCAAATGAAACAAATAATGAAATGGCAGATGCAATGAAATTCATAGCTGAAAATGAAGGTAAAATATATGTAGGTGCATCAGTAACGGGAGAAATTATTCAGGTTTCTGAAAAAGAGGTATTTTTAAATATAAACTATAAAAGAGATGGAGTAATACCAAAAAGCGAAATAGATGATGATGGAAAAGATTTAAAAGAATTATTTACAGTCGGCGACAAAATTGTAGCGAAAATCATAAAGTTAAAGGATGCAGATAACTATGTAGTATTATCTGTTAAAGAGCTTCAAAGAGAGCAAGGATATAAAGAAATTAAAGAAGCTTTTGAAAATAAAACAACTTTAAATGTTGTTGTTAAAGAGGATGTAAAAGGCGGAATAATAGCTTCTTATAAGGGAATAAGAATATTTATTCCAGCTTCACATGTAGAATTATTTCATGTAGATAATCTAAAAGAATATATAGGAAAAAGCTTTGATGTGGCAATTATAGAATATTCAACTAAGAAAAGACAAACAAAGATAGTAGCTTCTAGAAGAGCACTATTAAGTAAGGAAAAAGAAAAAGTAGAAGAGACTGTTTGGAACAAATTAGAGGAAGGTCAAGTTGTTGAGGGAGAAGTTAAAAGATTAACTGATTTTGGAGCTTTTGTAGAAATTGAAGGTGTTGATGGACTTCTTCATGTATCCGAAATATCTTGGGGAAGGGTTGAAAAGCCTGCTGATGTTCTTAAGATAGGAGATAAGATTAAAGTATATGTTTTAAGTGTAGATAAAGAAAACAAAAAATTATCTCTAAGTGTAAAGAAATTAACTGAGAATCCTTGGAACAATGTTGAGGAGAAATATCCCGTTGGTTCTGTAGTGCTTGGAAAAGTAATTAGATTTGCTGATTTTGGTGCATTTGTAAAACTTGAGCCAGGAGTTGATGGTTTGGTGCATATTTCTGAAATAAGCCATAAAAGGATAGCAAAACCATCCGATGCTCTTAATGTAGGAGAAGAAATAAAAGCTAAGATATTAGAAGTAAGCTCAGAAGAAAAGAAGATAGGTTTAAGCATAAGAGAAGTTGAAGAATAA